A single region of the Nicotiana sylvestris chromosome 6, ASM39365v2, whole genome shotgun sequence genome encodes:
- the LOC104216160 gene encoding acetyl-CoA-benzylalcohol acetyltransferase-like: MGSVILNLKDSMQVKILSKSLIKPSSPTPEHLQNYNLSFFDQVADRAHMPLVLLYPHNSNNSINMEQELEESLSRVLTHVYPMAGRFTEDESSVLCLDQGVTYIKATVNCKLVDFLAQAREYLGLALSFWPDGIMDVDDTNIFITPLMIVQVTKFECGGLAISTSSTHVAIDGFTSFTFAYEWAKVCKLGIPSKEINFMSFNLGTLFPTRDLSKILEPPVDEGKRILSKLIARRFVFYEASISKLREQFSAAIDSGALIFKPSRVEMITALLWRSLIRASCERSGHLKRTIMSFPLNLRGKVNIPEVANSFGNFIIEIPIKFEPGETKMELHHLVKLIRDTVQQTSSTCAKATPDEIVSLVVNLYKESYAGLEWGRDNEVENFTISSLCRFPIQKADFGWGNPSLIHFGSRHSQVFWLNDTECETGIAVQMDLQETYINFFERDHDILAFAKF, translated from the coding sequence ATGGGGTCTGTAATTTTAAACTTGAAGGATTCCATGCAAGTTAAAATCTTGTCAAAAAGCCTCATAAAACCATCATCACCAACCCCAGAACACCTTCAGAATTACAACTTATCTTTCTTCGATCAAGTAGCTGACAGAGCACACATGCCTCTTGTTCTTCTCTATCCTCATAATTCTAACAACTCAATAAATATGGAACAAGAGCTCGAAGAATCCTTGTCTAGGGTTTTAACCCATGTTTACCCTATGGCTGGTAGATTCACTGAAGATGAATCTTCAGTTCTTTGCCTCGATCAAGGTGTAACATATATAAAAGCAACCGTTAATTGTAAACTTGTTGATTTTCTCGCACAAGCACGCGAATACCTTGGTCTTGCATTATCTTTTTGGCCTGATGGCATTATGGACGTGGATGACACTAATATATTCATCACACCATTAATGATTGTGCAAGTCACAAAATTTGAATGTGGTGGCTTAGCTATATCTACTAGCTCTACACACGTTGCTATAGATGGATTCACGAGTTTTACATTTGCTTATGAATGGGCCAAAGTGTGCAAACTTGGGATTCCTTCTAAGGAGATTAACTTCATGAGCTTCAATTTGGGCACTCTTTTCCCTACCAGAGATTTATCGAAAATTCTTGAGCCTCCTGTTGATGAAGGCAAACGTATACTATCTAAGTTGATTGCGAGGAGGTTTGTTTTTTATGAAGCTTCAATATCAAAACTCAGAGAGCAATTTTCCGCTGCCATTGATTCTGGAGCTTTGATTTTCAAACCCTCACGAGTTGAGATGATCACAGCGCTGTTATGGAGGTCACTAATTCGTGCTTCGTGTGAAAGAAGTGGGCATTTGAAACGGACTATAATGTCCTTTCCACTTAATTTGCGCGGTAAGGTTAATATTCCTGAAGTTGCAAACTCTTTTGGGAATTTTATCATTGAAATTCCTATAAAATTTGAACCTGGTGAAACAAAGATGGAGTTGCATCACTTAGTAAAACTGATACGAGACACAGTGCAGCAGACGAGTAGTACTTGTGCTAAAGCTACTCCAGATGAGATTGTTTCTTTGGTTGTCAATTTATACAAGGAGAGTTATGCTGGATTAGAATGGGGAAGAGATAATGAAGTTGAGAATTTCACAATCTCAAGTCTGTGCAGGTTTCCAATTCAGAAAGCTGATTTTGGTTGGGGAAACCCAAGTTTAATACATTTTGGGTCGAGACACAGTCAAGTGTTTTGGTTGAATGATACAGAATGTGAGACTGGCATTGCCGTGCAAATGGACTTGCAGGAAACTTACATCAACTTCTTTGAACGTGACCACGATATCTTGGCTTTTGCTAAGTTTTAG